The genomic DNA ttctggagcgtgtagtgtcaaaacgtgattttgatgcacatcgtgatcttagaaactcgtttcggagcatgtggctcgaaaggaCCAGTttaaaaacacccaaatcaatgtttaaaggcataacaaggtttcaagacacaagtccgaattctcaagctgatagcatcaaaacacgattttgacaaacatggtgttcttagaaccttatttcggaggttgtggctcaaaagcctcattttttgaacataaaaattagtatttggagtcacaacaaggtttcaagacacaattcccaattccagagtgggtagagtcaaaatgcaattttgatgtacatcatgcgtttagaacctcatttcagagattgtgccttgaaagccctgattttgacacatcaaaatcaatgttttgaggcacaacaaggtttgaagaaacaagtccctattccggagccagtagcatcaaaatcccattttgacgcacatcattctttgagaagctcatttaaaagcttgtgcctcgaaagacttagttttggcgcatcaaaatcaatgtttggaggcacaacaaggttttaagatgcaagtcctgattctagagtcaatagcatcaaaatttgattttggtgcacatcgtgctcttagaactcattttgaagcttgtgcctcaaaagccatggtttcggatcatcaaaatcagtgttttgaggcacaacaaggtttcaagatgcaagcccctattcttgagccagtagcatcaaaattcaagtttgatgcacattgtgcccttagaaccctgttttagaaattgtgccttaaaagccccagttttggagcctcaaaattgatttttggagtcacaacaaagtttcaagatgcaagtcccgattatataatcaatagcgtcaaaatctgattttggtgcacatcgtgctcttaaaacctcattcgaggcttgtgcctcaaaagtcccaaattcagagcatcaaaatcaatgttttgaggcacaacaaggtttcaagacaaaagtcccaattctcaagctgatagcatcaaaacaagattttgacaaacgtggtgttcttagaacctcatttcgaaggttgtgactcaaaagcctcatttttggaacataaaaattagtgtttggattcacaacaaggtttcaagacacacgtcccaattccagagtgggtagagtcaaaatgcaattttgatgtacatcatgctcttagaacctcatttcgaagattgtgcctggaaagccctaattttggcacatcaaaatcaatgttttgaggcacaacaaggtttcaagaaacaagtccctattccggagccagtagcatcaaaattccattttgacgcacatcattctttgagaagctcatttcagagcttgtgcctcgaaagactcagttttggagtatcaaaatcagttTTCATTGCTTGTTGTTTTGTTTGGTTTAACAATACAGCTTATCCCAGTGAGTTCTATGGACCTACCGGCCCAGAGGCCTCTCAAGCACAAGCATTTACTTTTCTAGTTGCAGACCAACGTCTTGGAGCTAGTGTGAGGTCTGCCCAAGGGCCTACTGGTTTAGGTAAATATCTTATGCGTTCTCCTACTGGAGAAATTATTTCTGGAGGGGAAACGATGCATTTTTTGGATCTTCGTGCTACCTGGTTGGAACCTCTAAGAGGTCCTAATGGTTTGGACCTGAGTAAGCTAAAAAAAGACATACAACCTTGACAAGAATGACGTTTAGCAGAATATATGACTCATGCTCCTTTAGGTTCTTTAAATTCTATGGGTGGTGTAGCTACCGAGATTAATGCGGTCAATTATGTCTCACCTCGAAGTTGGTTAGCCACCTCTCATTTTGTTCTAGGAGTTTTCTTTTTCGTAGGTCATTTGTGGCATGCAGGAAGAGCTCGTGCAGCTGCAGCAGGATTTGAAAAAGgaattgatcatgattttgaaccCGTTCTTTCCATGTCCCCTCTTAATTAAACCAGAGATAAAACTAGATATTATCTTTATTgatcaatgtttcaagatgcaagtcctgattctagagtaaattacatcaaaatctgattttggtgaacatcgtactcttagaacctcatttcaaagcttgtgcctcaaaagccctggtttcggatcatcaaaatcaatgttttgtgggacaacaaggtttcaagatgaaagcccctattctagagccagtagcatcaaaattcaagtttgatgcacattgtgcccttagaacccagttttggagcatcaaaatcgatttttggagacacaacaaagtttcaagatgcaagtctcgattatagagtcaatagcgtcaaaatctgattttggcgcacatcgtgctcttaagacctcattcgaagcttgtgcctaaAAAGCCCCAGactcagagcatcaaaatcaatattttgaggcacaacaaggtttcaaaattcaagccccgattctagagccagtagcatcaaaatttaattttgatgcacattgtgctcttagaaccctgtttcagaaattgtgcctcaaaagcccaaattttggagcatcaaaatcgatgtttagaggcacaacaaggtttcaagatgcaagtcctgattctggagccggtagcatcaaaatatgattttgacgcaaatcgtgcttttagaaccttgttttggagcttatgccccAAAATCATCGGttccaaagcatcaaaattggtgttcggaggcacaacaggctttcgagacgcaagtccctattctggatccTACAGTTTCAAAACGTGATTttaatgcacatcatgctcttagaaactcgttttggagcatgtggcttgaaagcaccagtttcaaaacatgcacaaaaaggtttcaagatgcaagtcctgatcttggagccggtagcgtcaaaatttgattttgacgcacatcatgctcttagaaccttatttcggaggttgtgactcaaaagcctcatttttgcaacataaaaattagtttggagcttatgcttcaaaatcatcggtttcgaagcatcaaaattggtgtttgcaggcacaaaaagctttcgagactcaagtccctattccggagcttgtagtgtcaaaacctgattttgatgcacatcatgctcttagaaactcgtttcagagcatgtggctcgaaagcaccagctTAAAAACAACCaaattaatgtttaaaggcacaacaaggtttcaaaatacaagtcccaattctcaagctaatagcatcaaaacacgattttgacaaacgtggggttcttagaacctcatttctgagGTTGTgaatcaaaagcctcatttttggaacataaaaattagtgtttggagtcacaacaaggtttcaagacacaagtcccaattccagagtgggtagagtcaaaatgcaatttttatgtacatcatgctcttagaacctcatttcggagattctgccttgaaagccctgattttggcacaccaaaatcaattttttgaggcacaacaaagtttcaagaaacaagtccctattctggagccagtagcgtccattttaacgcacatcattctttgagaagctcatttcagagcttgtgctttgaaagacttagttttggagcatcaaaatctgattttggtgcacattgtgctcttagaacctcatttcgaagcttgtgcctcaaaagccctggtttcagatcatcaaaataagtgttttgaggcacaataaggtttcaagatgcaagcccctattctagaggcagtagcatcaaaattcaagtttgatgcacattgcccttagaaccctgttttagaaattgtgcctgaaaagccccagttttggagcatcaaaatcgatttttggagtcacaacaaagtttgaagatgcaagtcctgattatagagtcaatagtgtcaaaatatgattttggcgcacatcgtgctcttaaaatctcattcgaagcttgtgcctcaaaagccccaaattcaaagcatcaaaatgaatgttttgaggcacaacaaggtttcaagatgcaagccccgattctagagccatattgtgctcttagaaccttgtttcagaaattgtgcctcaaaagccccaattttggagcatcaaaatcgatgtttggaggcacaacaacgtttcaagatgcaagtcctgattttggagccggtagggtcaaaatttgattttgacgcacatcgtgctcttagaaccttgttttcaagcacatgcctcaaaatcatcggtttcgtagcatcaaaattggtgtttggaggcacaataagctttcgagacgcaagtccctgttccggagcctatagtgtcaaaacgcaattttgatgcacatcatgctcttagaaactcgtttcggagcatgtggctcgaaagcaccactttcaaaacacccaaatcaatgtttaaaggcacaacaaggtttcaagacacaagtcccaattctcaagctgatagcatcaaaacacgattttgacaaacatggtgttcttagaacctcatttcgaaggttgtgactcaaaagcctcatttttgtaacataaaaattagtgtttggagtcacaagcaggtttcaagacacaagtcccaattccagagtgggtagagtcaaaatgcaatgttgatgtacatcatgctcttagaacctcatttcggaaattgtgccttgaaagcattgattttggcacatcaaaatcaacattttgaggcacaacaaggtttcaagaaacaagtccctattccggagccagtagcgtcaaaattccatcattctttgagaagctcatttcagagcttctgcctcaaaagactcagttttggagcatcaaattcaatgttttgaggcacaacaaggtttcaagatgcaagtcctgattctagagtcaatagaatcaaaatctaattttggtgcacataattctcttagaacctcatttcgaagcttttgcctaaaattccattttgacacacatcattctttgagaagctcatttcagagcttgtgccttgaaagactcagttttggaacatcaaaatcaatgtatggaggcacatcaaggtttcaagatgcaagtcctgattctagagtctatagcatcaaaatctgattttggtgcacatcgtgcttttCGAACCTCATTTcgaaagcttgtgcctcaaaagccctagttttggatcaccaaaattagtgttttgaggcacaacaaggtttcaagatgcaagcccctattctagagccagtagcataaaaattcaagtttgatgcacattgtgcccttagaaccctgttttaaaaattgtgcctcaaaagccccagttttggagcatcaaaatcaatttttggagtcacaacaaagtttcaagatgcaagtcccgattatagagtcgatagcgtcaaaatctgattttggcgcagatcgtgttcttaaaacctcattcgaagcttgtgcctcaaaagccctcgtttcggatcatcaaaatcagtgctttgaggcacaacaaggtttcaagatgcaagcccctattctagagctagtagcatcaaaattcaaaattgatgcacattgtgcccttagaaccctgttccagaaattgtacctcaaaagccccaattttggagcatcaaaattgatgtttggaggcacaacaaggtttcaagatctaagtcctgattctggagccggtagcctcaaaatttgattttgacgcacatcgtgctcttagaaccttgttttggagcttatgcctcaaaatcatcggttttgaagcatcaaaattggtgtttggaggcacaacaagcttttgagatgcaagtccctattctggagcctgtagtgtcaaaaggtgattttgatgcacatcgtgctcttagaaactcgttttggagcatgtggctcgagagcactagtttcaaaacacccaaatcaatgtttaaaggcacaataaggtttcaagacacaagccccaattctcaagctgatagcatcaaaacacgattttaacAAACGTGGTGTTCTCAGAATCTCATTTCTGGaagataaaaattagtgtttggattcacaacaatgtttcaagacacaagtcccaattccagagtaggtagagtcaaaatgcaattttgatgtacgtcatgctcttagaacctcatttcgtagattgtgccttgaaagccctgattttggcacatcaaaatcaatgttttgaggcacaacaaggtttcaagaaacaagtccctattctgttgccagtagcatcaaaattccattttgacacacatcattctttgagaagctcattttagagcttgtgcctcgaaagactcagttttggagaatcaaaatcaatgcttggaggcacaacaaggtttcaaaggttgtgtctcaaaagccctggtttcagatcatcaaaatcagtgttttgaggcacaacaaggtttcaaattgcaagcccctattctagagccagtagcatcaaaattcaagtttgatgcacattatgcccttagaaccctgttttggaaattgttcctcaaaagccccagttttggaacatcaaaatcaatttttcgagtcacaacaaagtttcaagatgcaagtcccgattatagagtcaatagcgtcaaaatcttattttatcgcacatcgtgctcttaaaacctcattcgaagcttgtgcctcaaaagccccagattcagagcatcaaaatcaatgttttgaggcacaacaaggtttcaagatggaagccctgattctaggaccagtagcatcaaaatttaattttgatgcacattgtgctcttagaaccctatttcagaaattgtgccttcaaagctccaattttggagcatcaaaatcgatgtttggaggcacaacaaggtttcaagatgcaagtcctgattctagagccggtagcgtcaaaatttgattttgacacacatcgtgctcttagaaccttgttttggaggttatgcctcaaaatcataggttttgaagcatcaaaattggtgtttggaggcacaacaagctttcgagacgcaagtccctattctggagcttgtagtgtcaaaacatgattttgatgcacatcgtgctcttacaaactcgtttcggagcatgtggctcgaaagcactagTTTCAAAACACCCAGATCAATCttcaaaggcacaacaaggtttcaagaccgcaattctcaagctgataacatcaaaacacgattttgacaaacattgtgttTTTGAGGTTGTGacacaaaagcctcatttttggaatataaaaattagtgtttggagtcacaacaatgtttcaagacacaagtcccaattctagagtgggtagagtcaaaatgcaattttgatgtacatcatgctcttataacctcatttcggagattgtgccttgaaagccctgattttcgcacatcaaaatcaatgatttgaggcacaacaaggttccaagaaacaagtccctattccggagccagtagcgtcaaaattccattttgatgcacatcattctttgagaagctcatttaagagcttgtgcctcgaaagtctcagttttggagcatcgaaatcaatttttggaggcacaacaaggtttcaagatgcaagtcctgattctagagtcaatagcatcaaaatctgattttggtgcacattgtgctcttagaacttcatttcgaagcttgtgcctcaaaagccctggtttcagatcatcaaaattagtgttttgaggaacaacaaa from Cryptomeria japonica unplaced genomic scaffold, Sugi_1.0 HiC_scaffold_2005, whole genome shotgun sequence includes the following:
- the LOC131873543 gene encoding LOW QUALITY PROTEIN: photosystem II CP43 reaction center protein-like (The sequence of the model RefSeq protein was modified relative to this genomic sequence to represent the inferred CDS: substituted 2 bases at 2 genomic stop codons) gives rise to the protein FIACCFVWFNNTAYPSEFYGPTGPEASQAQAFTFLVADQRLGASVRSAQGPTGLGKYLMRSPTGEIISGGETMHFLDLRATWLEPLRGPNGLDLSKLKKDIQPXQEXRLAEYMTHAPLGSLNSMGGVATEINAVNYVSPRSWLATSHFVLGVFFFVGHLWHAGRARAAAAGFEKGIDHDFEPVLSMSPLN